A section of the Falco rusticolus isolate bFalRus1 chromosome Z, bFalRus1.pri, whole genome shotgun sequence genome encodes:
- the F2RL2 gene encoding proteinase-activated receptor 3: protein MLTGCFWRTDQSFFSPFTTGKKHPHKMPQDELEQHRCLASWISRTTMKILVFTGLLSLTSNLFTTASEFSLNSSAIKTVSLIKTFRGISARDYDYIPPYAMEGETTTIHIREHKCSSKKSNDSTLTEVNNTTLEYLTSSLSTKLIPTVYLSAVLLGVPSNAIILWMLLFRIRSVCTAILYANLAVSDLLFCIVLPFKIAYHINGNNWIFGEMMCRTTTAVFYGNMYCSILLLTCISVSRYVAIVHPFTYKSLPKRAYAITVCATVWAIVFLYMLPLCIMQQSYYVKQLDIYTCHDVHNTCETVSSFQFYYYVSLVIFGFLIPLATIVFCYVSIIQTLKTNEWFWYVKVSLLILTIFAICFVPSNIILIIHHINYYYYKRDELYSFYLIALCLSSLNSCFDPFLYFLMSKIRSQSNIYLTMVKISREK, encoded by the exons ATGCTTACAGGATGCTTCTGGAGGACAGATCAATCATTCTTTAGTCCCTTTACCACGGGGAAGAAACATCCCCACAAAATGCCTCAAGATGAACTAGAGCAGCATCGTTGTTTGGCTAGCTGGATTTCACGTACTACAATGAAGATACTGGTTTTCACTGGACTGCTCTCTCTCACCTCCAATCTTTTCACAACAG cttcagaATTTTCACTGAATAGCTCTGCAATTAAAACAGTGTCTCTTATCAAGACTTTCCGTGGAATTTCAGCAAGAGACTATGACTACATCCCCCCTTATGCTATGGAAGGGGAGACAACAACCATTCATATCAGAGAACACAAGTGCTCTTCAAAAAAGTCAAATGACTCCACTTTAACAGAAGTAAACAATACTACACTGGAGTACCTGACCAGTTCTCTGAGCACGAAGCTAATACCCACCGTCTACCTCAGTGCTGTTTTATTGGGTGTGCCTTCCAATGCCATCATTTTGTGGATGCTGCTCTTCAGGATCCGGTCTGTGTGCACTGCCATCCTCTACGCAAACCTGGCAGTTTCTgatctgcttttctgcattGTGCTGCCCTTCAAAATAGCGTACCACATCAATGGGAACAACTGGATTTTTGGGGAAATGATGTGTCGAACTACCACTGCGGTGTTTTATGGCAACATGTACTGCTCCATTCTGCTGCTTACGTGCATCAGTGTCAGCCGCTACGTGGCCATCGTTCACCCCTTCACCTACAAGAGCCTGCCAAAACGTGCCTATGCCATCACTGTCTGCGCTACCGTGTGGGCCATAGTCTTCTTGTACATGCTCCCACTCTGCATAATGCAACAAAGCTATTACGTGAAACAGCTGGACATTTATACCTGCCATGATGTGCACAACACCTGTGAAACTGTATCTTCCTTCCAGTTCTACTACTATGTTTCTTTAGTtatctttgggtttttaataCCTCTTGCAACCATTGTTTTCTGCTATGTTTCAATTATACAGACACTCAAGACTAATGAATGGTTCTGGTATGTTAAAGTCAGCCTATTGATCCTTACCATCTTTGCTATTTGCTTTGTGCCAAGCAATATTATCCTTATTATCCACCACATCAACTATTACTACTACAAGAGAGATGAGTTGTACTCTTTTTATCTAATTGCTTTATGCCTTAGCAGCTTAAACAGTTGTTTTGAccctttcctttattttctgatgtcAAAAATTAGAAGTCAATCCAATATTTATCTAACAATGGTTAAAATATCCAGGGAAAAATGA